The Prunus persica cultivar Lovell chromosome G7, Prunus_persica_NCBIv2, whole genome shotgun sequence genome has a segment encoding these proteins:
- the LOC109950315 gene encoding tubulin beta-4B chain-like codes for MDPFLYTPEKSSQYHPWSTLHSDPHTRQLHRTPRGDANSDLQLERINVYYNEASGGRYLPRAVLMDLEPGTMDSIRSGLYGQIFRPDNFVFGQSGAGNNWAKGHYTEGAELIDSVLDVVRKEAEMLKVAGLPLTTGSGPHASSECTTRNPFVSTEQMEDMSIIYPDGIIEDVLVKVDTLIFPVDFLVLDMEEDSDTKLILGPPF; via the exons AAGTCCTCACAGTACCACCCTTGGAGTACCCTCCATTCGGACCCCCATACACGACAACTCCATCGTACTCCGCGTGGAGACGCCAACTCCGATCTTCAACTCGAGAGGATCAACGTCTATTACAATGAGGCTTCCGGCGGCCGGTACCTCCCTCGCGCCGTCCTCATGGATCTTGAACCCGGTACCATGGACAGCATCCGATCCGGTCTGTACGGCCAGATCTTCCGCCCTGACAACTTCGTCTTCGGCCAGTCCGGTGCCGGCAACAACTGGGCCAAAGGTCATTACACCGAAGGTGCCGAGTTGATCGATTCCGTTCTTGATGTTGTTCGCAAGGAGGCCGAGATGTTAAAGGTAGCTGGCTTGCCTCTCACCACTGGGTCAG GACCTCATGCAAGTTCAGAGTGCACTACAAGGAACCCATTTGTGTCTACTGAGCAA ATGGAGGACATGTCAATCATATATCCAGACGGAATTATTGAAGATGTTCTAGTAAAGGTTGATACACTTATATTTCCGGTTGATTTTCTAGTTTTGGATATGGAAGAAGATTCTGATACAAAGCTAATTTTGGGCCCCCCATTCTGA